TAACCATCGAGGTGGAAGATTCCGTCGAACCCGGCGTCAATATGGTTTTCCCCTGTAACGAGATTCAAAAGACGGCCTGGGAAGTGCTGAAAAACTTTGACCACGCATTAATCCTGCGCGAAGATGACCCGCTGCTGCCCGCAATACTTGATGTGTACGAAAAGCAGGGCATAAAAGACGGCGCGCCGACCAATAAGATGAAGGGCCCCGCCTTTAAGACCGAGCTTGCCACCGCCTACCCGGATTGCCGTCTGGTCGTAACCAAGGAAACTATGACCGTTGAGGGTATGATCAAGATCGTGTACGATCTACTCAAGGATAAACTGAACATCGCCAAGATCACTTTCACCAGCGGCGTCAATGCGGCTTGCGCCGAATTTGAAACCCATAACGATATCGCCCGCTGTCCGCTGTGCGGTATTGCGCTGAACCAAAACGGCGTATGCCCGAAGTGCGGATATAAAAAGTAAGTTTCATAGCCTTATCCCCTCCTAAAGGATAGAACCGGCAGGGCGGCAATGGCAAAGGCTGCGCAGATCGCGCGGCGCCATGGCCCGCCCTGCCGGTCTTTGGTGTTCGGCCGGCCGTTCACGCATGCGCAACTGCCTCACGCCCCCGCCCCCTTCTACATACACTAAAGCAAAAAGGTTGCGATGAAGATGAACGAACCCTTGTTTTCCGTCATTCTCCCCGTGCACGATACGCGGGATTACCTGGATGAATGTCTAAACAGCGCGCTGACCCAATCATTAGATGATTTTGAGCTGATCTGCATCGATAATGGCTCTACCGATGGATCGGGGGAGCTGCTGGATCGATACGCCCAGCAAGACGCCAGGATGCAGGTTTTTCACCAAATGGATCGCGGGCTTTCCAACGCGCGCAACGTAGGACTCGCGGCAGCCCGCGGGCGCTATATCGCCTTTTTAGACAGCGATGATGTTTTAAAGCCGCAGGCCCTGCAGCGTATGTATGCAGCCATGTCCTCCGGAATGCTGGATCTGCTGTGCTTTGAGTTCGATATACTGCCCGAAAAAGATGGCTGGACCATGGGTGATGGCTCCCCCCAGGCGTGGCGCAGGCAGCGCGAACATCCAGGACTTATGGACGGCGGAGACATGTTTGTGGATATGTACCGGGTGGGAGATTACCGCTGCATGGTCTGGGCCTTGTGTTTGAGCCGCAAATTTTTGCTGCAAACCGGGCTGCACTTTGAAGAGGGCATCATTAACGAAGACGAGATCTTTACCCTCAACGCGCTGCTCAAAGCCCGGCGTACACGCCATTTATACGAGAGCTTGTATGTTTACCGCCTCCGGAAGGGCTCTCTGATGCAGACCGCTTCCCGTTCGCCACTCGGGCTGCGCTCCCGCCTACGGGTTTTGGAGGAACAGATCGCCTTGTGTTCCGACCCCGGCCTGCCCGCTACCGTGCGGGAATGCGTTGCCAGCCAGGCACAGGCGCTGGTACGGGATACGCAAAGACGATTTGCCGTCCAGTTTTCCAGTGATGGAACATCGGGTAAATAAAAAGCGAAAGCCCGCCCCAATAGCAGCTACCGGGGCGGGCTTATGTTATGGCGTACGGGGCCCATGGCCGCGTCAGCTCATTATTCTTTGTCCTGGTTCAAGCGCCAGCAGTTTCTCAAGCGGAACCGCCGGTCCATACAGATAACCCTGAAAAAGGGTAATCCCCAGCTTCAGCAGCTCATCCTGAATCGCTTCATTCTCAACAAACTCTGCAATGACCTGAAACCCCAGGCTGTGCCCCAGGGTAACGATGGAACCGATGATCTCCCGGGAGCGCTGGTTTTCCACCACTTGGCGCACCAGGCCGCCATCCAGCTTCACAAAATGGAAGTGGTTGCTGCGCAAATAGCTTAGCGACGTCTGCCCCATGCTAAAATCGTCGATCGCCAGCTGAATGCCGCTAACGCCCAGCAGCTCGATATTGGAGGCGATATTGGGTAGATTCACAAGCGATGTCTCCTCCGTTACCTCCAGCACCAAACTGCCGCTTACACCTGCATGCTCCGCCAGCTGGATGATCCGCCTTGCCATCGCCCGGTCATCTAACTGTTGGGCGACGATATTGGCTGAAACATGGATGTTGGGGCCAAAGCGTTCTCGCAGGGGCGCAATATCCCGGCACACAGTGTCCAATATGCACCACGT
Above is a genomic segment from Luoshenia tenuis containing:
- a CDS encoding 6-pyruvoyl trahydropterin synthase family protein; translation: MRSITNLELQYAHRFYGFKGEAQYLHGHTGSLTIEVEDSVEPGVNMVFPCNEIQKTAWEVLKNFDHALILREDDPLLPAILDVYEKQGIKDGAPTNKMKGPAFKTELATAYPDCRLVVTKETMTVEGMIKIVYDLLKDKLNIAKITFTSGVNAACAEFETHNDIARCPLCGIALNQNGVCPKCGYKK
- a CDS encoding glycosyltransferase — its product is MNEPLFSVILPVHDTRDYLDECLNSALTQSLDDFELICIDNGSTDGSGELLDRYAQQDARMQVFHQMDRGLSNARNVGLAAARGRYIAFLDSDDVLKPQALQRMYAAMSSGMLDLLCFEFDILPEKDGWTMGDGSPQAWRRQREHPGLMDGGDMFVDMYRVGDYRCMVWALCLSRKFLLQTGLHFEEGIINEDEIFTLNALLKARRTRHLYESLYVYRLRKGSLMQTASRSPLGLRSRLRVLEEQIALCSDPGLPATVRECVASQAQALVRDTQRRFAVQFSSDGTSGK